One Spinacia oleracea cultivar Varoflay chromosome 4, BTI_SOV_V1, whole genome shotgun sequence DNA segment encodes these proteins:
- the LOC130459225 gene encoding zinc finger BED domain-containing protein RICESLEEPER 2 produces MEATMDPKSMNIEGADPEVEILSKPNREKGKKLCHTYKPASSTQSNGGQSISNLNSGGLNVVAGDGFMEEFDSFSGGEFTGIPKSELALYLEEPRVPRANNLDIIDYWRSCQLRFPVLSVMARDLLSIPISTVASESAFSVGGKILDPVRSSLKSSVVESLICLRDWTYGHQAETVPELEELCDNVMSLKLDVDIYFSSHYYSKSSFCQWK; encoded by the exons ATGGAAGCTACTATGGATCCAAAATCAATGAACATTGAAGGGGCAGACCCAGAGGTTGAAATTCTCTCTAAGCCTAATAGAGAGAAAGGAAAGAAACTTTGTCATACATACAAGCCTG CAAGTTCGACCCAATCAAATGGTGGGCAATCCATCTCTAACCTTAATTCTGGTGGTTTGAATGTTGTTGCTGGAGATGGTTTTATGGAG GAGTTTGATTCTTTTTCTGGAGGGGAGTTTACCGGTATTCCAAAATCAGAACTTGCATTATACTTGGAGGAGCCTAGAGTTCCTCGTGCGAACAATTTGGATATCATTGACTATTGGAGATCTTGTCAGTTGCGCTTCCCTGTCCTTTCTGTTATGGCTAGAGACCTATTATCTATTCCGATTTCTACAGTAGCATCTGAATCTGCCTTCAGTGTTGGCGGAAAAATCTTGGACCCTGTTAGAAGCTCTTTGAAGTCATCTGTTGTGGAATCATTAATATGTCTAAGAGATTGGACTTATGGACATCAAG CTGAAACGGTTCCAGAACTTGAGGAATTATGTGACAACGTAATGAGCTTGAAGTTGGATGTTGATATATATTTCTCCTCCCACTACTACTCCAAGTCCTCTTTCTGCCAGTGGAAGTGA
- the LOC110784829 gene encoding probable LRR receptor-like protein kinase At1g51890: MALFNRITGLGLCYSGIEGKQGSSPSVIVIGSGIAGISAARALYDASIQNLLGDRFHFFFCTGPVTLTKSDGRMKSKDRQFTYTEVISMTNNFQRILGKGGFGAVYYSSLGDNTKVAVKILNLPSALISFRIEGRTVDESSPK; the protein is encoded by the exons ATGGCCCTGTTCAACCGGATTACCGGATTAG GTTTATGCTACTCTGGTATCGAGGGGAAGCAGGGTTCCTCACCATCTGTTATAGTCATAGGTTCTGGAATTGCTGGTATTTCGGCTGCCCGCGCTCTTTATGATGCTTCAATTCAG AACCTGCTAGGTGAtagatttcatttttttttctgcaCAGGCCCTGTTACTCTAACCAAAAGTGATGGAAGAATGAAGTCAAAGGATCGACAGTTTACATACACTGAGGTTATTAGTATGACCAACAATTTTCAAAGAATCTTAGGAAAAGGAGGATTTGGAGCTGTTTATTACAGCTCTCTAGGAGATAACACTAAAGTTGCAGTCAAGATACTCAATCTACCATCTGCTCTGATATCATTTCGAATTGAG GGTAGAACTGTTGATGAGAGTTCACCAAAATAA